The proteins below come from a single Methanothermobacter sp. genomic window:
- a CDS encoding TatD family hydrolase, whose translation MDIPITDNHIHVDPINGEGPKAVALKFQRSGGRRMIIPNKPSWTINAGTDYRKTMDTVLKYVDIINHETEVEAYAVVGLHPAELSRLLEAGRDPERAEEMIREGLEYAQSLVLEGRAVAIGEVGRPHYPVPPEEMAIHNRLMVYAMELAAEASCPVQLHTETSGPEEFKEFAGMASKAGIKKYMVIKHFSGPLTGRDENHGLTPSLIASGDVIREGIGKGSGFLMETDYLDDNSRPGAVLGPKTVPRRTIEFLNKGIFTEEDAYRIHQETFERVYGL comes from the coding sequence TTGGACATACCCATCACCGATAACCACATACACGTCGACCCTATCAACGGCGAGGGACCGAAAGCCGTGGCCCTTAAATTTCAGAGGTCCGGCGGGAGGAGGATGATAATCCCCAACAAGCCATCTTGGACCATAAACGCCGGTACAGATTACCGTAAAACCATGGATACCGTGCTTAAGTACGTTGACATCATCAACCATGAGACAGAGGTTGAAGCATATGCTGTGGTGGGACTCCACCCGGCGGAGTTATCAAGGCTCCTTGAGGCCGGCCGCGACCCTGAGAGGGCCGAGGAGATGATAAGGGAGGGCCTTGAATATGCCCAGTCACTGGTCCTTGAGGGGAGGGCCGTTGCAATAGGTGAGGTTGGAAGACCCCACTACCCTGTCCCCCCTGAGGAGATGGCCATCCACAACAGGCTCATGGTGTATGCCATGGAACTTGCAGCCGAGGCCTCATGTCCTGTACAGCTCCACACCGAGACATCTGGACCTGAAGAGTTCAAGGAATTCGCAGGGATGGCCTCTAAAGCAGGCATAAAGAAGTATATGGTTATAAAGCACTTCTCCGGTCCCCTGACAGGAAGGGATGAGAACCATGGACTCACACCATCCCTCATTGCATCAGGGGATGTAATAAGGGAGGGTATCGGAAAGGGTTCAGGCTTCCTCATGGAGACCGACTACCTTGATGATAACAGCAGACCAGGCGCGGTCCTCGGACCCAAGACCGTCCCGAGGAGGACAATTGAATTCCTGAATAAGGGGATCTTCACCGAGGAGGACGCCTACAGGATACACCAGGAGACCTTTGAAAGGGTTTACGGTCTATAA
- a CDS encoding DUF116 domain-containing protein has product MINEFYQIFGQLVFMAGLGLIVMLASSLFLGRLLLNEDRLIFPRLLLITVDMFYGPFKKFSETLGLNSRIVDQIGVEVRNKINEKRFRSIDPHEKALVLPHCLRNPKCEARLDRTGLVCTGCNRCIIGKIKERAESIGYTVFVIPGSTFIKKIMEERRFKAVLGVACYQDLNLAMMKLSRFTPQGVPLLRDGCFKTKVDFRAVLEKMGLEGEMRRPRGCMNQVPEKTLER; this is encoded by the coding sequence ATGATCAACGAATTCTATCAGATATTCGGGCAGCTGGTATTCATGGCGGGTCTGGGCCTCATTGTGATGCTAGCCTCAAGCCTCTTCCTTGGGAGGCTTCTTCTCAATGAGGACCGGCTGATATTCCCCAGACTCCTCCTTATCACAGTGGACATGTTCTACGGTCCATTCAAGAAGTTCTCAGAGACGCTGGGGCTCAACAGTCGCATAGTGGACCAGATAGGGGTTGAGGTGAGGAATAAGATCAACGAGAAGAGGTTCCGGTCAATAGACCCCCATGAGAAGGCACTTGTACTGCCCCACTGCCTCAGGAATCCCAAATGTGAGGCAAGGCTTGACAGGACAGGGCTTGTCTGCACGGGATGCAACCGCTGCATAATAGGTAAGATCAAGGAGCGGGCCGAGAGCATAGGGTACACGGTATTCGTGATACCGGGGTCAACCTTCATAAAGAAGATAATGGAGGAGCGGAGGTTCAAGGCAGTCCTGGGGGTGGCCTGCTACCAGGACCTCAACCTGGCAATGATGAAGCTCTCAAGGTTCACACCACAGGGTGTCCCCCTCCTCAGGGACGGGTGCTTCAAGACCAAGGTTGACTTCAGGGCTGTCCTGGAGAAGATGGGCCTTGAAGGGGAGATGAGAAGACCACGTGGTTGCATGAACCAGGTACCCGAGAAAACCCTGGAGCGGTGA
- a CDS encoding VWA domain-containing protein yields the protein MKNLIFPFTAIVGQEKVKKALILNAINPRIGGVLIKGDKGTGKTTAVRALADLLPSLPTVKGCPFNCDPDEPEEACEMCRSGDLEVEYRKMRVVELPLGATEDRVVGSLDIGKALTEGIKALEPGILAEANRNILYVDEINLLDDHLVDVLLDAAAYGVNTVEREGISLQHPSRFILVGTMNPAEGELRPQLSDRIGIHINVGTVTDIRQRILIMKRRDEFEDDPEGFVERFAESQRELRERIMEARKLLPAVTIDDDLLELIARVCVDAGVDGHRSDIAIVRTSKAIAAFNGRRRVREEDVEDAIILVLGERIPGRTYNRENTRREMQRAREEMERERESEESESESGDSGSDSGEGAEDETSGEGSPGEGSSGDSGASPAASSLGALAADVDGREPETQDMDVDIKKILRIRGKKKERLYGSRVESKTTKGRYVKSRFPRGSGDVAVDATLRAAASRGELKIEPGDIREKIRKHGARASIVLVVDISGSMFSEKKAARVKGLIERFIEDAQRHKDRISVVGFRGRDAKVIIPSTSRASSFRDTVDSIRVGGTTPMAQGIKRGLEILREEKRHSEYVPFMVILSDGMPNVGVERNPKREAVEAAARLREEDIPSAIINFEQGSRGGRDLNMEIALASGGSYYDLHDLEDPSIAVPRIMEHEREMF from the coding sequence ATGAAGAACCTTATTTTTCCATTCACAGCTATAGTTGGACAGGAGAAGGTGAAAAAGGCCCTTATACTCAATGCAATAAACCCCAGGATAGGCGGTGTACTCATAAAGGGTGATAAGGGGACAGGTAAAACAACCGCCGTGAGGGCCCTGGCAGACCTTCTTCCATCACTGCCGACAGTTAAAGGTTGCCCCTTCAACTGCGACCCTGATGAACCTGAAGAGGCATGTGAGATGTGCCGTTCAGGTGACCTGGAGGTGGAGTACCGGAAGATGCGGGTGGTTGAACTCCCCCTGGGTGCAACAGAGGACCGCGTGGTTGGTTCCCTTGACATAGGGAAGGCGCTCACAGAGGGTATAAAGGCCCTTGAGCCAGGTATACTTGCAGAGGCCAACAGGAACATACTCTACGTTGACGAGATAAACCTCCTGGACGACCACCTGGTGGATGTCCTGCTTGATGCGGCGGCCTACGGTGTGAACACAGTTGAGAGGGAGGGAATATCCCTTCAGCACCCATCAAGGTTCATCCTGGTTGGGACCATGAACCCCGCTGAGGGCGAACTCCGGCCCCAGCTCTCAGACAGGATAGGTATACACATAAATGTTGGCACGGTCACCGACATCAGGCAGAGGATCCTCATAATGAAGCGGAGGGATGAATTCGAGGATGACCCTGAGGGATTCGTTGAGAGGTTCGCTGAGAGTCAACGGGAACTCAGGGAGAGGATAATGGAGGCCAGGAAGCTCCTTCCAGCGGTCACCATTGACGACGACCTCCTTGAGCTGATAGCAAGGGTCTGTGTGGATGCAGGTGTCGATGGGCACCGGTCCGATATTGCAATCGTCAGGACCTCAAAGGCCATAGCGGCCTTCAACGGCAGGAGGAGGGTCCGTGAGGAGGACGTCGAGGATGCAATAATACTAGTTCTTGGGGAGAGAATACCTGGAAGGACCTATAACCGTGAAAACACGAGAAGGGAGATGCAGAGGGCCCGTGAGGAGATGGAGCGTGAAAGGGAGTCAGAGGAGTCTGAATCAGAAAGTGGTGACTCAGGCAGTGACTCAGGTGAGGGTGCAGAGGATGAAACCTCTGGAGAGGGGTCACCAGGGGAGGGTAGCAGTGGAGACTCAGGGGCTTCACCGGCGGCATCATCCCTGGGGGCCCTTGCCGCTGATGTGGATGGCAGGGAACCTGAAACCCAGGACATGGACGTTGATATAAAGAAGATCCTCAGGATACGGGGTAAGAAGAAGGAGCGCCTCTACGGCTCAAGGGTTGAGTCAAAGACCACCAAGGGCAGATACGTGAAGAGCAGGTTCCCCCGGGGCTCAGGTGACGTTGCTGTTGACGCAACACTGAGGGCCGCCGCCTCAAGGGGGGAACTTAAGATAGAACCCGGTGATATAAGGGAGAAGATACGCAAGCACGGTGCAAGGGCATCAATCGTCCTGGTGGTGGATATAAGCGGGTCCATGTTCTCTGAGAAGAAGGCCGCCAGGGTCAAGGGCCTCATAGAGAGGTTCATAGAGGACGCCCAGAGGCATAAGGACAGGATAAGTGTTGTGGGGTTCCGTGGAAGGGACGCCAAGGTTATAATACCCTCAACATCCAGGGCATCATCATTCAGGGATACAGTGGACAGCATACGGGTTGGTGGCACAACACCAATGGCACAGGGCATAAAGAGGGGCCTTGAGATACTCAGAGAGGAGAAGAGACACAGCGAGTACGTCCCCTTCATGGTTATCCTCAGCGATGGTATGCCAAACGTGGGGGTTGAAAGGAACCCGAAGAGGGAGGCGGTTGAGGCCGCAGCCAGGCTCAGGGAGGAGGATATACCCTCCGCTATCATAAACTTTGAGCAGGGCTCAAGGGGTGGAAGGGACCTCAACATGGAGATAGCCCTGGCCTCAGGTGGCAGTTACTATGACCTCCATGACCTTGAGGACCCATCCATCGCTGTTCCAAGGATAATGGAGCATGAGAGGGAGATGTTCTAG
- a CDS encoding DUF367 family protein, producing MRIVVYHAEECDRKKCTSLKLGRKGKFKIVNSLNQIPRGALVLNPFSEKAVSPRDRDMVMRRGIAALDCSWKKVRKSSVIFQTAGNHRALPFLVAANPTNYGKPCILSTAEAVAATLYIVGLKDIASDIMSYFKWGPHFLDLNRELLEAYSQARDSREVVEIQKKYIGG from the coding sequence ATGAGAATCGTTGTATACCATGCGGAGGAGTGTGACAGGAAGAAATGCACCAGCCTCAAACTGGGAAGGAAGGGAAAATTTAAAATAGTAAATAGTCTCAACCAGATACCCAGAGGTGCACTTGTCCTCAACCCTTTTTCTGAGAAGGCAGTCTCACCCAGGGACCGTGACATGGTCATGAGGAGGGGCATTGCAGCCCTGGACTGCTCATGGAAAAAGGTAAGAAAGTCATCGGTCATATTCCAGACCGCAGGGAACCACAGGGCGCTGCCGTTCCTGGTGGCTGCAAACCCCACCAATTATGGAAAGCCCTGCATACTATCAACTGCAGAGGCTGTGGCGGCAACCCTTTATATAGTTGGACTGAAAGATATAGCGTCTGACATCATGTCCTACTTCAAGTGGGGTCCACACTTCCTGGACCTCAACCGTGAACTTCTTGAAGCTTACTCCCAGGCTAGGGATAGCCGTGAGGTTGTTGAGATTCAGAAAAAATACATAGGAGGCTAA
- a CDS encoding 50S ribosomal protein L40e gives MARFEEAENRLFNIKICLKCNARNPPTAKTCRKCGYKGLRYKAKEPRG, from the coding sequence ATGGCAAGATTTGAGGAAGCAGAAAACAGACTATTCAATATCAAGATCTGCCTTAAATGTAACGCCAGGAACCCACCAACTGCGAAGACATGCAGGAAGTGCGGTTACAAGGGATTAAGGTACAAGGCAAAGGAACCAAGGGGCTAA
- a CDS encoding geranylgeranylglyceryl/heptaprenylglyceryl phosphate synthase, with product MKVEDYFHNILGERKIHLTLIDPEEQTPEEAVEIAEAAIRGGTDGIMLGGSTTDSSELDATARALRKNIDVPIILFPGNTTGVSRHADAIFFMSLLNSNNPYWIIGAQALGAPAVKKMGIEALPMGYLVVEPGGTVGWVGDTKPVPRNKPDIAAAYAMAAEFLGMRLFYLEAGSGAPQHVPEEMISLVKRCTDQILIVGGGIRTGEDAARVAGAGADIIVTGTVVENSSNVEDKIREIVEGMGYSKL from the coding sequence ATGAAGGTTGAAGATTATTTCCATAATATTCTTGGGGAGAGGAAGATACACCTTACCCTCATCGACCCTGAGGAGCAGACCCCTGAGGAGGCCGTTGAAATCGCAGAGGCCGCCATAAGGGGTGGTACCGATGGTATAATGCTCGGCGGGTCAACCACCGATTCCAGTGAACTCGATGCCACCGCAAGGGCTCTGAGAAAGAACATAGATGTGCCGATAATACTTTTCCCAGGGAACACCACGGGTGTCAGCCGCCATGCAGATGCCATATTCTTCATGAGTCTCCTCAACTCAAACAACCCCTACTGGATCATAGGTGCCCAGGCCCTTGGGGCGCCAGCCGTTAAGAAGATGGGGATAGAGGCCCTCCCAATGGGTTACCTTGTGGTTGAACCGGGGGGTACGGTGGGCTGGGTTGGAGATACAAAGCCAGTTCCCAGGAACAAGCCGGACATTGCGGCAGCATATGCCATGGCAGCGGAGTTCCTTGGTATGAGGCTCTTCTACCTTGAGGCGGGTTCAGGTGCCCCACAGCATGTGCCTGAGGAGATGATATCCCTCGTTAAAAGGTGCACAGACCAGATACTCATAGTGGGCGGCGGTATAAGGACTGGTGAGGATGCCGCAAGGGTTGCAGGTGCAGGTGCAGATATCATAGTCACAGGTACTGTGGTTGAGAACAGTTCAAACGTTGAGGATAAAATCCGTGAGATCGTTGAGGGTATGGGTTACTCGAAGTTATAG
- the polX gene encoding DNA polymerase/3'-5' exonuclease PolX, with product MKNHLVAHILNRVADYMELRGDEFRTKAYRRAARTVEFLGEDIEDVAAQGRLRELPGIGENIAAKIEEILSTGSLSLLEKLAGEYPVDLDSLLSVEGVGPKTVKLLYEELGIKTLDDLEEQARRHRIRRLRGMGEKREAMILRNIELARSRISRRPLAYVVPLASRIKSELLELEGVRRVEVAGSIRRGRETVGDIDILVTATDPHRVMDHFTSMDLVEEVVVKGSRKSTVRLREGLDCDLRVFDDEVFGAALLYFTGSWEFNVELRRIAISSSMKLSEYGLFKGDERVAGRTETEVLEALGLTYIEPELRENRGEVAAAAEGKLPDLVNFSDIRGDLHMHSLFSDGIDAMEYMAEYASILGREYIAFTDHARYIDDVDAYLRAAERIEDVEILAGVEVNILYDGSLEVPDKILQDFDLVVASIHDPGNITERLLRAMEHEPVDIIGHPTGRVLGSPDPLVDMERVVERASELGVALEVNSNPLRLDLRDTHVRMAVDAGCRIAINSDAHSRGALENIRWGVITARRGWAEKDDVINTMGIRKLRRWLGG from the coding sequence ATGAAGAATCATCTGGTGGCCCATATTCTGAACCGTGTTGCTGACTACATGGAACTCAGGGGCGATGAATTCAGGACAAAGGCCTACAGGAGGGCCGCGAGGACAGTGGAATTTCTTGGGGAGGACATAGAGGATGTGGCAGCCCAGGGGAGACTCAGGGAACTCCCCGGTATAGGGGAAAACATCGCTGCAAAAATAGAGGAGATACTATCCACGGGTTCACTCTCACTCCTCGAGAAACTGGCAGGGGAATACCCTGTGGACCTTGACTCCCTCCTCTCGGTGGAGGGCGTGGGTCCGAAGACGGTTAAACTCCTCTACGAGGAGCTGGGGATAAAGACACTGGATGACCTAGAAGAACAGGCAAGGAGGCACCGTATAAGGCGACTCAGGGGGATGGGTGAGAAGAGGGAGGCCATGATACTCCGTAACATTGAACTTGCAAGGTCAAGGATCTCCAGGAGACCCCTCGCCTACGTGGTACCCCTGGCATCCCGGATAAAATCAGAGCTCCTTGAACTTGAGGGTGTCAGGAGGGTTGAGGTGGCAGGATCCATAAGGCGGGGCCGTGAGACCGTCGGGGACATAGACATACTGGTGACAGCCACCGACCCCCATAGGGTCATGGACCACTTCACCTCCATGGACCTGGTTGAGGAGGTCGTGGTTAAGGGTTCCAGGAAGTCAACCGTGCGCCTCAGGGAGGGCCTTGACTGTGACCTCAGGGTCTTCGACGACGAGGTCTTTGGGGCGGCACTCCTCTACTTCACAGGCTCATGGGAGTTCAACGTGGAGCTAAGGAGGATAGCCATCTCCTCCTCAATGAAACTCAGTGAATACGGCCTCTTCAAGGGGGATGAGAGGGTCGCCGGGAGGACAGAGACCGAGGTCCTGGAGGCACTTGGACTGACCTACATTGAACCTGAACTCAGGGAGAACCGTGGCGAGGTGGCCGCCGCAGCGGAGGGGAAACTCCCGGACCTTGTAAACTTCTCAGATATCAGGGGGGACCTCCACATGCACAGCCTCTTCAGTGACGGCATCGATGCAATGGAGTACATGGCAGAGTACGCATCCATCCTTGGGAGGGAGTATATTGCCTTCACCGACCATGCAAGGTACATCGACGATGTGGATGCATACCTACGGGCCGCCGAGCGTATAGAGGACGTGGAGATCCTTGCAGGTGTCGAGGTCAACATACTCTATGATGGAAGCCTCGAGGTCCCTGATAAAATCCTGCAGGACTTTGACCTGGTTGTTGCAAGCATCCATGACCCCGGGAACATCACAGAGAGGCTACTCAGGGCAATGGAGCATGAACCTGTGGATATAATAGGCCATCCCACCGGGCGAGTCCTGGGGTCACCTGACCCCCTGGTTGACATGGAGAGGGTGGTTGAACGCGCCTCTGAACTGGGAGTCGCCCTAGAGGTGAACTCCAACCCCCTCCGCCTGGACCTTAGAGACACCCATGTCCGGATGGCGGTTGATGCAGGCTGCAGGATCGCAATAAACAGTGACGCCCACTCACGGGGTGCCCTTGAGAACATCAGGTGGGGTGTTATAACCGCAAGGCGCGGCTGGGCAGAGAAGGATGATGTGATAAACACCATGGGTATCCGGAAACTCAGAAGGTGGCTTGGCGGCTAA
- a CDS encoding response regulator → MTSILIVEDEALIASDLRMRLEDMGYSVVGVAATGKEALRLIAEKRPDLVLMDIVLRGEMDGVDVARRVKELRVPVVFLTAYSDPETIGRARRAGAYGYLLKPYDDRTLKVTVETALKRYRADIRDLLKVPKERKTGAIPSVLVVEDEAIVAADLSHKLEEAGFRVVGVEDTGEGAVSAVSELQPDVVIMDVYLRGEMDGIEAAEMIQCEHGIPVIYLTAYSDDSTLARILETEPYGYLLKPFSTEQLRAEIEVVLQTIKETEDYSRRMHEVIVTKAEEMKIEKTGVFFVSSVIVGLAAYGFITWSMTWLMYTLFIPVVYSLLHLSFSYRKPERPVSDSMPMVSIIVPANNEENTIERCVETLSSLDYHVNGRRNYEIIVVNDGSTDRTGEILEDLVKRYRHLKVVTRRAPFAFNGKGYALNDGMTIAEGDVIAVFDADARVEPDFLRNIVPYLDGDDVAGAQSRVRMYNADENLLTRMQDIEFAIFGNVIMRSRMNMDVPAFLGGNGQLVKRRVVEEIGGWDGYAVTEDLNLSVKLMLRGYHVRYSPEAEVFQEAVSEWPAFFRQRTRWLTGNLETLFVYLAPMIDAPIALHRKLDAMFYLFSMIFIGFVMLGYVVFILNLAGFGFRMEAPFIIGLISTVAFFPLTMSGIKMDGYSIPRTILLSIEYWAYCLYLIPLFVAAAVHMLRRRERRWAKTVHRGEG, encoded by the coding sequence ATGACGTCAATTCTGATCGTAGAGGACGAGGCACTCATAGCATCGGATCTCAGAATGAGACTGGAGGATATGGGCTACAGTGTCGTTGGGGTTGCAGCCACAGGTAAAGAGGCCCTCAGGCTGATAGCAGAGAAGAGGCCGGACCTTGTGCTCATGGACATAGTCCTGAGGGGTGAGATGGATGGTGTGGATGTGGCCCGGAGGGTGAAGGAACTCAGGGTCCCGGTGGTGTTCCTCACAGCCTACTCTGACCCCGAGACCATAGGGAGGGCCAGGAGGGCCGGGGCCTACGGTTACCTCCTCAAACCCTACGATGACCGGACACTCAAGGTGACGGTTGAAACAGCCCTCAAACGGTACCGGGCAGATATAAGGGACCTCCTGAAGGTCCCAAAGGAGAGGAAGACCGGTGCAATCCCTAGTGTCCTTGTGGTGGAGGATGAGGCGATCGTCGCAGCTGACCTCTCCCATAAACTGGAGGAGGCAGGGTTCAGGGTAGTGGGGGTTGAGGATACAGGTGAAGGTGCTGTATCAGCGGTTTCCGAACTCCAGCCCGACGTTGTCATCATGGACGTCTACCTCCGTGGTGAGATGGATGGTATAGAGGCCGCGGAGATGATACAGTGCGAACACGGGATCCCTGTGATATACCTTACAGCCTATTCAGATGACTCGACCCTCGCCAGGATACTGGAGACAGAACCCTACGGTTATCTCCTCAAACCCTTCAGCACCGAGCAGCTGAGGGCCGAGATCGAGGTGGTACTACAGACCATTAAGGAAACTGAGGATTACTCAAGGAGGATGCATGAGGTCATCGTCACCAAGGCAGAGGAGATGAAGATAGAGAAGACCGGCGTCTTCTTTGTATCATCTGTGATAGTGGGACTTGCAGCCTATGGCTTCATAACATGGAGCATGACATGGCTTATGTACACACTATTCATACCTGTGGTTTACAGTCTCCTGCATCTTTCATTCAGTTACAGGAAACCTGAAAGACCTGTTTCAGATTCAATGCCCATGGTGAGCATTATAGTCCCCGCCAACAACGAGGAAAACACCATTGAGAGGTGCGTTGAAACCCTATCCTCCCTGGACTACCATGTAAACGGCAGGAGGAACTATGAGATCATAGTGGTGAACGACGGGTCAACGGATCGTACCGGTGAGATCCTGGAGGACCTCGTGAAGAGGTACAGGCACCTGAAGGTTGTAACAAGGAGGGCACCCTTCGCCTTCAACGGTAAGGGGTACGCCCTCAACGATGGCATGACAATTGCTGAGGGCGACGTCATAGCGGTCTTTGATGCCGATGCCAGGGTTGAACCGGACTTCCTCAGGAATATAGTCCCCTACCTTGATGGTGATGATGTGGCCGGTGCCCAGTCCAGAGTGAGGATGTACAATGCAGATGAGAACCTCCTCACCAGGATGCAGGACATTGAATTCGCCATATTCGGCAACGTGATCATGAGGTCAAGGATGAACATGGATGTCCCGGCCTTCCTTGGGGGTAACGGCCAGCTGGTTAAGAGGAGGGTTGTTGAGGAGATAGGGGGCTGGGATGGCTACGCGGTTACAGAGGACCTGAACCTCAGCGTCAAGCTGATGCTCAGGGGGTACCATGTCAGGTATTCCCCGGAGGCGGAGGTCTTCCAGGAGGCCGTGAGTGAGTGGCCGGCCTTCTTCAGGCAGAGGACCCGCTGGCTCACAGGTAACCTGGAGACCCTCTTTGTCTACCTTGCCCCGATGATCGATGCCCCCATAGCACTCCACAGGAAGCTTGACGCCATGTTCTACCTCTTCTCCATGATCTTCATAGGGTTCGTCATGCTGGGTTATGTGGTGTTCATTCTGAACCTGGCTGGTTTCGGATTCAGGATGGAGGCCCCCTTCATAATAGGCCTAATATCAACCGTGGCGTTCTTCCCCCTCACAATGAGCGGTATAAAAATGGACGGCTACAGCATACCCCGTACTATACTTTTATCCATTGAGTACTGGGCCTACTGTTTATACCTCATACCCCTCTTTGTGGCGGCAGCAGTTCACATGCTACGGAGGCGCGAGAGGCGCTGGGCCAAGACTGTCCACAGGGGGGAGGGATAG
- a CDS encoding amino acid permease, with protein MKTQLRRELTLFDTVNLVIGTIVGADIYIVAAYGAGSLGPASIMAWFLAGLMAVVIALVLSEASRILPVTGGPYAYTCETLGRFAGFITGWSLWVSSWIAIAVFPIAFVYYLEYFIPLNAIWEALVKVLFIVSLTLINIAGVGRAGKVNDALTVLKVAPVLLFAILGAVYLALNPATPAANYTPLAPMGLGALGGVTVLVFWAYVGFELVTVPADEVKDPERNIPLAITLGMVFVMLFYLLTNAVILGLVPWRVLAASNAPLTVAGYSLMGELGALILTAGAVFSIAGSEEAGMLSTARLLFAMSRDGFLPRLLSRVHGRFGTPHVSILVQNLTALAAALTGTAAGLIELSVLTLLLPYAATCVSLVILQRRGGARVPVKSVLGVLICIYLLLNTTPGTIIAGLLLIMGGVPLYLIFSWKNSENKV; from the coding sequence ATGAAAACCCAGCTGCGGAGGGAGCTGACCCTCTTTGACACGGTTAACCTTGTAATCGGGACCATAGTGGGGGCTGACATCTACATCGTGGCTGCCTATGGTGCAGGTAGCCTTGGCCCGGCCTCCATAATGGCCTGGTTCCTGGCCGGCCTCATGGCCGTGGTTATTGCCCTTGTATTATCTGAGGCCTCCAGGATCCTCCCTGTGACCGGGGGCCCCTACGCCTATACATGTGAGACCCTCGGACGTTTCGCGGGTTTCATAACCGGATGGTCCCTCTGGGTCTCCTCGTGGATAGCCATAGCGGTGTTCCCCATAGCCTTCGTCTACTACCTTGAATACTTCATCCCCCTTAATGCCATCTGGGAGGCCCTCGTCAAGGTCCTCTTCATAGTCTCACTCACACTCATAAACATCGCAGGGGTTGGAAGGGCAGGTAAGGTGAACGATGCCCTGACAGTACTCAAAGTGGCGCCGGTGCTCCTCTTTGCAATCCTGGGGGCGGTGTACCTCGCCCTCAACCCCGCAACCCCTGCAGCTAATTACACCCCCCTGGCACCCATGGGCCTCGGGGCCCTTGGCGGTGTCACCGTCCTGGTCTTCTGGGCCTACGTTGGATTTGAACTTGTAACCGTCCCTGCAGATGAGGTTAAGGATCCTGAGAGAAACATACCCCTGGCCATAACCCTGGGGATGGTCTTTGTGATGCTATTCTATCTCCTCACCAATGCCGTTATCCTTGGGCTTGTGCCCTGGAGGGTCCTTGCAGCCTCAAACGCACCCCTCACGGTTGCCGGGTACAGCCTCATGGGTGAACTTGGGGCCCTTATACTCACTGCAGGTGCCGTGTTCTCGATTGCCGGTTCAGAGGAGGCAGGGATGCTCTCAACTGCAAGGCTACTCTTTGCCATGTCCAGGGATGGTTTCCTTCCGCGTCTCCTCTCCAGGGTCCACGGGAGGTTCGGCACACCCCACGTCAGCATCCTGGTCCAGAACCTCACGGCCCTTGCAGCTGCACTCACCGGTACGGCGGCTGGGCTCATTGAATTATCAGTTTTAACCCTTCTACTCCCCTACGCGGCAACCTGCGTTTCACTGGTGATACTTCAAAGGAGAGGTGGTGCTAGGGTTCCTGTGAAGAGTGTCCTGGGTGTCCTTATCTGTATCTACCTCCTCCTTAATACCACACCAGGGACCATCATCGCCGGCTTACTCCTGATCATGGGGGGCGTCCCATTATACCTCATATTCAGCTGGAAGAACTCAGAGAATAAGGTATGA
- a CDS encoding heavy metal-binding domain-containing protein: MLYVTSNHIPGYKAVKTLGFVYGLTVRSRGLGGQIGASLRSIVGGEIKEYVTMMEHSRQEALERMLDHARELGANAVISVRFDSDSISDIMQEILAYGTAVIVKPEE, from the coding sequence GTGCTATACGTTACAAGCAACCATATCCCCGGGTACAAAGCTGTTAAAACCCTTGGATTCGTTTATGGGCTGACAGTTAGAAGCAGGGGACTCGGGGGTCAGATAGGCGCAAGCTTAAGGTCCATTGTGGGTGGTGAGATCAAGGAGTACGTCACCATGATGGAGCACTCAAGGCAGGAGGCCCTTGAAAGGATGCTTGACCATGCCCGTGAACTCGGGGCAAATGCGGTTATAAGTGTCCGTTTCGACTCAGACTCCATATCCGACATAATGCAGGAGATCCTTGCCTACGGTACAGCAGTCATCGTTAAGCCAGAGGAATAG